In Thermodesulfovibrionales bacterium, the following are encoded in one genomic region:
- a CDS encoding UXX-star (seleno)protein family 1, whose amino-acid sequence MAGDVTIFGKAGUPYTDKARSVFGSAAKYFDVKSDPAKLEEMLRHSKGVRKVPVIVDGEKVTIGYEGH is encoded by the coding sequence ATGGCGGGAGATGTCACGATATTCGGAAAGGCGGGTTGACCGTATACCGACAAGGCCAGGTCGGTCTTCGGAAGCGCAGCCAAGTACTTCGACGTAAAGTCAGACCCGGCGAAGCTGGAAGAGATGCTTCGCCACTCAAAGGGTGTGCGGAAGGTCCCGGTTATTGTCGATGGAGAAAAGGTGACCATAGGCTATGAGGGACACTGA